A window of the Haloarcula litorea genome harbors these coding sequences:
- a CDS encoding DUF7553 family protein, translated as MARDELADASDHLESAADETDSDAAAERLGELADQLDRLATADRGPDHGRLARIQSAIDEVRSGDGADVAEALDAADDRIDDYRADLEGV; from the coding sequence ATGGCACGGGACGAACTCGCGGACGCCAGCGATCACCTCGAATCGGCAGCCGACGAGACCGACAGCGACGCCGCCGCCGAGCGGCTGGGCGAGCTCGCCGACCAGCTCGACCGGCTCGCGACCGCCGATCGAGGCCCGGACCACGGCCGACTGGCACGCATCCAGTCCGCCATCGACGAGGTGCGGTCGGGCGACGGCGCGGACGTGGCCGAGGCCCTCGACGCGGCCGACGACCGCATCGACGACTACCGGGCGGACCTCGAAGGGGTCTGA